Proteins co-encoded in one Methanosarcinales archaeon Met12 genomic window:
- a CDS encoding sodium-translocating pyrophosphatase, with protein MELILFALFAGIASLIFAAFMARNVLKQDAGTPEMIELSDAIQEGAMAFLNREYKTLIVFTVIVSAVIAVAIGIEIAVTFVIGAFVSALAGNIGMRVATKSNARTANACREGLGQGLKLAFSSGAVMGLTVVGLGLLGISSLYYVFEDPAILFGFGFGASSIALFARVGGGIFTKAADVGADLVGKVEKGIPEDDPRNPAVIADNVGDNVGDVAGMGADLFESYVSSIIATMAIGLVAYLAGDMGPNAVVLPPLLAGVGILSSIIGTFFVRVGKDANLGAAMNKGIYVSAVFMTIMAYIVIMAVLGDVGVFYATITGLITGILIGLFTEHYTSPDRAPVQRIAESSQTGAGTNIISGMSVGMRSTFAPIIVVCLAIILAYHFAGLYGVAIAAVGMLSTLGITLAADTYGPVADNAAGIAEMAKMGPKIRERAEALDAVGNTTAAIGKGFAIGSAALTALALLSAYCMEIGLESIDVTKPSVIAGVFIGGMLPFLFSAITMESVGKAASQIVNEVRRQFREIPGLMEGTAKPDYVKCIDISTVVALREMVVPGILAIAVPLTVGLILGPEALGGLLTGAIVTGFLLAIMMANAGGAWDNAKKYIEAGNLGGKGTKTHAAAVIGDTVGDPFKDTSGPSLNILIKLMAIVALVFAPLFI; from the coding sequence ATGGAATTGATATTATTTGCACTGTTCGCTGGTATCGCAAGCCTAATCTTCGCCGCCTTTATGGCACGGAACGTTCTCAAACAGGATGCTGGAACGCCAGAGATGATTGAACTTTCTGATGCGATTCAAGAAGGCGCGATGGCATTTTTGAACAGGGAATATAAAACGCTAATCGTTTTCACCGTCATTGTATCAGCAGTGATTGCCGTGGCAATAGGCATCGAAATAGCAGTGACGTTCGTCATCGGGGCTTTTGTATCTGCATTGGCAGGAAACATAGGAATGAGAGTCGCTACCAAATCCAATGCGAGAACTGCTAATGCGTGCAGAGAGGGATTGGGGCAGGGGCTTAAACTCGCGTTTTCAAGCGGCGCAGTGATGGGATTAACGGTAGTGGGACTCGGTCTGCTGGGCATAAGCAGCCTGTACTACGTATTTGAAGACCCTGCCATATTGTTTGGGTTCGGATTCGGTGCCAGCTCTATCGCACTCTTCGCCAGAGTCGGCGGCGGGATATTCACCAAAGCAGCGGACGTCGGCGCTGACCTGGTCGGCAAAGTCGAGAAGGGGATTCCAGAAGACGACCCGAGAAATCCAGCAGTAATAGCCGATAATGTCGGAGATAACGTCGGCGATGTGGCTGGGATGGGGGCAGATTTATTCGAATCGTATGTCAGTTCAATTATTGCAACGATGGCGATAGGATTGGTCGCATATCTGGCAGGGGATATGGGCCCTAATGCCGTGGTGCTTCCCCCCTTGCTCGCAGGTGTAGGAATTCTATCCTCGATCATCGGCACATTCTTCGTGAGAGTCGGCAAGGATGCGAACCTGGGTGCCGCAATGAATAAAGGAATATATGTGAGTGCTGTATTCATGACGATTATGGCATACATCGTCATCATGGCCGTTTTGGGTGACGTGGGCGTGTTTTATGCAACGATTACGGGTTTGATTACCGGCATCCTGATCGGCCTCTTTACGGAGCATTATACTTCGCCTGATAGAGCGCCCGTGCAAAGGATTGCGGAATCTTCTCAAACGGGCGCTGGGACGAACATCATCAGTGGGATGTCGGTCGGTATGCGCAGCACCTTCGCCCCGATCATCGTGGTATGCCTCGCAATCATACTGGCCTATCATTTTGCTGGATTGTATGGAGTTGCGATAGCCGCTGTTGGCATGCTTTCCACACTGGGCATAACTCTCGCTGCAGATACCTATGGGCCGGTTGCAGATAATGCCGCAGGAATTGCAGAGATGGCGAAAATGGGCCCGAAGATAAGGGAAAGAGCCGAGGCACTGGATGCAGTTGGAAACACGACCGCAGCCATCGGCAAGGGCTTTGCCATAGGTTCTGCGGCTTTGACCGCGCTGGCACTACTTTCAGCATACTGCATGGAAATTGGGTTGGAGAGCATAGACGTCACCAAGCCATCAGTCATCGCTGGCGTGTTCATAGGTGGCATGTTGCCGTTTTTATTCTCTGCAATCACGATGGAGTCGGTTGGAAAAGCAGCATCCCAGATCGTCAACGAAGTGCGCAGGCAATTTAGAGAGATACCCGGTCTGATGGAGGGAACGGCAAAGCCGGATTATGTGAAATGTATAGATATAAGCACGGTCGTGGCTTTGAGGGAAATGGTCGTTCCAGGGATACTGGCGATAGCAGTGCCACTCACTGTCGGCCTGATTCTTGGCCCCGAGGCTTTAGGAGGTCTTTTAACCGGTGCGATCGTCACGGGATTCCTGCTTGCGATTATGATGGCCAATGCTGGCGGTGCGTGGGACAACGCGAAAAAGTATATTGAAGCAGGGAACCTTGGGGGCAAGGGCACGAAGACTCATGCCGCTGCAGTGATAGGAGATACCGTAGGCGACCCATTTAAAGATACATCTGGCCCCTCCTTGAACATCCTTATCAAGTTGATGGCCATAGTGGCACTGGTATTTGCTCCGCTGTTCATTTAA
- a CDS encoding winged helix-turn-helix domain-containing protein: MTLTDFLGDTAEMRIIDFLGEHIRYDYSISQIAEYTGLSRTTVYDKIPKLEENNVVKKVRTVGRSEMFRLANNELTKTLERVALTHSLIMAGDEKPKEVMKELAKALA, encoded by the coding sequence ATGACATTAACCGACTTTCTTGGAGATACCGCAGAAATGCGGATTATCGACTTCTTGGGCGAACACATCCGATATGATTACTCGATTAGTCAAATCGCTGAATACACAGGATTGTCACGGACGACCGTCTATGATAAAATTCCAAAACTTGAGGAGAACAATGTCGTCAAGAAAGTGAGAACGGTGGGACGAAGCGAGATGTTTAGGCTCGCTAACAATGAATTGACAAAGACATTAGAGAGGGTAGCGCTCACACACAGTTTAATTATGGCAGGGGATGAAAAACCCAAAGAGGTTATGAAAGAGCTTGCAAAAGCGTTGGCGTGA